The sequence gggCGATTTCTCTTTATATTGATAAGTGACGGCTATGCAAATTTCGAACTGAAAGCTTCCTACTTTTAGCAAATGCTCAAAATCTGTTGtaagtttgtttgatttgagtGGTTTTCTCTGGTTATACTGCAGGATTGTTTTCAATGTCGGCAAAGAGGACATTTTGGGGACGCATGACAAACCAGTGCGCTGTGTTGAGTATTCTTATGCTGCAGGTACGTTGTAGAGTGGTATTCATGCTTTCTATGCTAGTTGAACAACAACACTGACGATTTCTAGTGCTTATAATGTCTACACAACTCGCAGCTAAGCAAATTCTGTTAATAAAATCCGATGTTACCTACTGTAAAACGGCTTTATTTAATACCTTAGTTTTCATGGACAGTGAACTTTTGTTTCTAATCATTTCTTATGTAACTGTATCTTACTGTCCCAAAAGTAATGCTGACACATCATTATGTTTTATGTGATGTTACAGGGCAAGTGATCACTGGATCTTGGGATAAAACAGTTAAATGTTGGGATCCAAGAGGCGCAAGTGGGCCTGAACGCACCCAGGTGGGAACTTACTTGCAACCAGAGCGTGTTTACTCTATGTCTCTTGTTGGACATCGTTTGGTTGTGGCAACAGCAGGAAGGCATGTAAACATCTATGATCTCAGAAATATGTCTCAGCCTGAGCAAAGACGGGAGTCTTCACTGAAATACCAGACAAGATGTGTGCGTTGTTATCCTAATGGAACAGGTTAGATGGCTGACTTATTGTTTCTTCTGTGGTTGATGGCAGTATCTGGAGTTGCTAAAATTTTCCTCCATTTCCAAAGTATACCGTACTCTCAGTTCTTCTTATTCCACATCATTGAATTGAACATCTGAAATTGGAAATTTACAGGATATGCTCTTAGCTCTGTTGAAGGAAGGGTTGCGATGGAGTTTTTTGATCTGTCAGAGGCTGCTCAAGCTAAAAAGTAatttccttgtgttttttttttcttcttttctcttttccacAACTTCGACTTACAGATGTATTTGAACTTGTTCTCAGATATGCTTTCAAATGTCATCGGAAAACAGAGGCTGGAAGGGACATTGTTTACCCTGTAAATTCCATTGCCTTCCATCCAATGTGAGTTCTTACCTTAGATGGAGTCCAACTGTTTCATAGATTTCTAGATTTACTACTACTTACAGAACACAAGAAGGTCAAATTATAATGCTGAGAAATTTCTCCCGCATAGCTACTTTCCTGTGTAATCATCTTAGATTTTTAATTGCAGTTATGGCACCTTTGCAACTGGAGGTTGTGATGGTTTCGTCAACATTTGGGATGGTAACAACAAGAAGAGGCTATATCAGGTTAGTAAATGGGCAAGATCATTATTCTCTGAGTGTTAAGTATGGCACACAATTGATTTGCTCCTTGTTGTTCCCTTTGTAGTACTCAAAGTATCCAACAAGTATCTCGGCACTGTCATTCAGTCGAGATGGTCAGCTACTGGCTGTTGCTTCAAGTTACACGTTTGAAGAGGGGGAGAAATCGTAAGTAGCTTGTTCCCTTTCTAATCCTTTGAAGTTTTACAACAGTGTGCCTTAGAAATCTCTGATGATTTGaactttggtttggttggttgcTTACAGAGAATAACATAGCATAGAAGTATATTGCTACATTAGAGAATCTAAACTTTCAGATCTGATCTATATGACCTTTAAACgcatcctttttgtttttggcacaAAACCGCACACTTGAAAATATTGATCTCTTTGTATTTGGTTTCGAGTTAGAATTCTCTTTGATTGGGTCTCTCTGTGTGATGTTTTGTAGGTCTGAACCGGAGGCCATCTTTGTAAGAAACGTGAACGAAATCGAAgtgaaaccaaaacccaaagtATATCCGAATCCTGCTgcgtaaaaaggaagaaacaccAAGTTAATTTCCTgtgttgttctttttcttctttcttgtattTGCTAGGAGTGTACTAAAGATTGAGTCAACTGATCAACGTATGTTTGAGATTTTAATTAACTAGTGAAATACCCACATTCACCGTATATGTTTTAAAGTCTTCGTAGTCAAT comes from Camelina sativa cultivar DH55 chromosome 19, Cs, whole genome shotgun sequence and encodes:
- the LOC104765828 gene encoding mitotic checkpoint protein BUB3.1, with protein sequence MTTTPSAGRELSNPPSDGISNLRFSNNSDHLLVSSWDKRVRLYDVSTNSLRGEFLHGGAVLDCCFHDDFSGFSVGADYKVRRIVFNVGKEDILGTHDKPVRCVEYSYAAGQVITGSWDKTVKCWDPRGASGPERTQVGTYLQPERVYSMSLVGHRLVVATAGRHVNIYDLRNMSQPEQRRESSLKYQTRCVRCYPNGTGYALSSVEGRVAMEFFDLSEAAQAKKYAFKCHRKTEAGRDIVYPVNSIAFHPIYGTFATGGCDGFVNIWDGNNKKRLYQYSKYPTSISALSFSRDGQLLAVASSYTFEEGEKSSEPEAIFVRNVNEIEVKPKPKVYPNPAA